From the Acetobacter aceti genome, one window contains:
- a CDS encoding cytidine deaminase has translation MPDVKLSEAASAVRERAYAPYSAFKVGAALRCDDGSIHVGCNVENAAYPEGICAEGGAIAAMVASGGRRIVEIVVCGGERGPCTPCGGCRQKLREFGAPGMPVYMIDPAGQVLLVKTLGELLPESFGPESLG, from the coding sequence CTGCCCGATGTAAAGCTGAGTGAAGCGGCATCCGCCGTTCGGGAGCGGGCCTATGCTCCCTATTCAGCTTTTAAAGTCGGAGCGGCGTTACGCTGTGACGACGGCTCCATTCATGTCGGATGCAATGTCGAAAACGCCGCTTATCCTGAAGGAATCTGCGCGGAGGGCGGAGCCATCGCTGCGATGGTTGCTTCGGGCGGACGAAGGATTGTCGAAATTGTCGTCTGTGGTGGTGAGCGTGGTCCCTGTACCCCATGCGGCGGTTGCCGACAGAAGCTGAGAGAGTTCGGTGCTCCCGGGATGCCGGTTTATATGATTGACCCTGCTGGGCAGGTGCTGCTGGTGAAAACGCTGGGTGAACTGCTGCCTGAGAGCTTCGGGCCTGAAAGTCTGGGTTGA
- a CDS encoding serine protease, which produces MIAVCSVLTTVLCQHSHAAVPQRPGIGQVDHRQAVDMTSLPWSAIGRVQTELGGRCTGFLVAPTVVETAAHCLFLPRTGRYIQPQDVHFLRAYSKGQYAAHARAIRLLVPPEYDPRDEARTAAFDRATLFLAEPAATMKDVLAVADSLPAPGTDVVLGGYEQDFSEIVRSDMGCMTGRLAVDGGGKTLITHDCSATRGSSGAPLLSFQDGKWTALGIQVLANYGRGGAAAPLLPLVAADSGRR; this is translated from the coding sequence ATGATCGCTGTTTGCAGCGTCCTGACGACTGTCCTGTGCCAGCATTCCCATGCGGCCGTCCCGCAACGGCCCGGTATCGGCCAGGTTGACCATCGTCAGGCTGTTGACATGACCTCGTTGCCATGGAGCGCCATAGGGAGGGTCCAGACGGAACTGGGTGGGCGTTGCACAGGTTTTCTGGTCGCGCCGACGGTCGTTGAGACAGCGGCGCACTGCCTTTTCCTGCCAAGAACAGGCCGCTATATCCAACCGCAGGATGTCCATTTTCTGCGCGCCTACAGCAAGGGACAGTACGCTGCCCACGCCCGGGCGATTCGTCTTCTGGTGCCTCCAGAATACGATCCTCGTGACGAAGCGCGGACGGCAGCTTTTGACCGGGCGACCCTGTTTCTCGCAGAACCTGCCGCGACCATGAAAGACGTGCTTGCCGTGGCGGACAGTCTCCCTGCACCCGGAACAGATGTGGTTCTGGGAGGGTACGAGCAGGATTTCAGTGAAATTGTGCGCTCCGACATGGGGTGCATGACGGGTAGACTGGCGGTGGATGGTGGAGGCAAGACTCTGATCACACATGACTGTTCGGCCACCAGAGGAAGTAGTGGCGCGCCATTGCTCAGTTTTCAGGACGGGAAGTGGACTGCTCTGGGAATACAGGTTCTGGCCAATTACGGACGCGGGGGAGCGGCGGCGCCTTTATTGCCTCTGGTGGCGGCAGACAGCGGACGCAGATAA
- a CDS encoding acetate uptake transporter, with product MGRLANPGPLGLAGFGMTTILLNVCNAGFVPLNSSVLAMGLAFGGFAQMCAGLLEYPKGNTFGLTAFTSYGAFWISLVLLIFLPKFGLVAPATPAAMAAYLGVWGIFTVFMFVGTLKANRVLQFIFGSLTVLFGLLVAGEATGNAAITHFAGFEGLICGASALYLAMAEVLEEQFGHPILPIGAQHQPVASNNPVHSVRVAAE from the coding sequence ATGGGTCGTCTAGCCAATCCTGGCCCTCTCGGTCTCGCCGGTTTCGGAATGACCACTATTCTGCTCAACGTCTGTAACGCTGGTTTCGTGCCGCTGAATTCTTCAGTGCTGGCCATGGGACTGGCTTTTGGCGGTTTCGCCCAGATGTGCGCGGGTCTGCTGGAATATCCAAAGGGCAATACCTTCGGCCTCACCGCCTTTACATCTTATGGGGCGTTCTGGATTTCTCTGGTGCTGCTGATTTTTCTGCCGAAATTCGGTCTTGTCGCACCGGCGACACCCGCTGCGATGGCGGCTTATCTCGGCGTCTGGGGAATTTTCACGGTCTTCATGTTTGTCGGCACCCTGAAAGCAAATCGCGTTCTGCAGTTCATCTTTGGCTCACTGACTGTGCTGTTCGGCCTGCTGGTGGCGGGTGAGGCAACCGGGAATGCAGCCATCACGCACTTCGCAGGCTTTGAAGGTCTGATCTGCGGCGCTTCCGCCCTGTATCTTGCCATGGCGGAAGTTCTGGAAGAACAGTTTGGACACCCGATCCTGCCGATTGGTGCGCAGCATCAGCCGGTTGCTTCAAACAATCCGGTTCATTCGGTACGTGTCGCCGCTGAGTAG